The following is a genomic window from Mycobacterium parmense.
GCCGAGCACCGCCTCGACCGCAGCCTCGACCGAGGCGAAGCCGGCCACCACGATGCTGGACGCGTTCTGCTTGGGTACGAGCCGCAACGTCACCTCGGTGACGACGCCCAGCGTGCCTTCACTGCCGACGAACAGCTTGGTCAGCGACAGGCCTGCGACGTCCTTGAGCCGCGGGCCGCCCAGCCGCACCGCGGTGCCGTCGGCCAGCACCACCTGCATGCCCAGCACGTAATCGGTGGTGACGCCGTACTTCACGCAGCACAATCCGCCGGCGTTGGTGGCGATGTTGCCCCCGATGCTGCAGATCTCGTACGACGACGGGTCCGGCGGGTACCAGAGGCCGTGCTCGGCGGCAGCTTTCTTCACCTCGGCGTTGAACAGCCCGGGCTGGCACACGGCGGTCCGGGTCACGGGGTCGACGGAGATGTCACGCATCTTCTCCGTGGACAGCACGATCCCGTTGTCCAGCGCGGTCGCCCCGCCGGACAGGCCGCTGCCGGCCCCCCGCGGCACCACCGGGACGCCGTTGGCGGTGGCCCAGCGCAGCACGGTCTGCACGTCCTCGGTGCGCCGCGGCCGGACCACGGCCAGCGGCTTGCCGGCCGACGGGTCGAGCGCGCGGTCCTGCCGGTAACCCTCGGTCACGGTCGGATCGGTGACCACCATCCCGGCGGGCAGCGCGGCGATCAGACTTGCCAGCGGATCAGGGTTCACGCGCCGATCCTACGGTTGTCCGGCCACCTCCGGGGCCCCGTCGAGCTCGCGCAGCGAGGGCAGCGCGCACGCAACGGCGCCGACCACCAGGATGGGCACCGCCAGCGTCAGGAAGGTGGCCTCGAGCCCGGCGGCGTCGGCCAGCGGGCCGGCGACCAGCAAGCCGAGCGGGCCCGCCGCGTAGGTCAGTCCCGTCATCACCCCGACCACCCGGCCGCGCAGGTGGCGCGGCGCGCGGGTCTGCATGACGTAGTTGTAGATCGGCTGGATCGGCCCGTAGACCAGTCCGGTCACCGCGCACAGCACGAGGATGACCGGCAGCGGCGGCAGGAAGGCGATGCCGGTCGTCGCGGCGCCGAAGGTCAGGGTGGCGGTCAGCACGGCCGTGCGCCGCCGCGTGCGGTTCGAGAGCACGGCGTAGCCGAGCGCGCCCGCCACGCCGCCGACCCCGAGCGCCATCAGCGCCCAGCCCAGCTGGGCGGGCTGGTGATGGTCGCTGAAGTACTTGGGAAACAGCACGCTCTCCATCGGCAGATACAGCGCGGTGACGACCAGGTCGATCAGGCCGAGCGTGCGCAGCACCCGCAGGTTCCAGACGAACCGGACGCCCTCGGCGATCCCGGACGCCAAGCCCTCGGGCCGGGTCGCGTGGTGCGGCCTGCCGGCGCCCTCGAGCCGCAACGCCGCGATGCCGAGGAAGGAGAACCCGAAGCACCCCGCCGTGACCCACATGGTGTTGACGCCGCCCACGGTGGCGATCATCAGCCCGCCGATGCCCGGGCCCAGGATGTACGCGAGGTTGAGGATCGCCTCGTAGACGCTGTTGGTGCGGTCCAGCGACCAGCCGGCGCGGGCGGCGGCCTCCGGCAGCATCGACTGGCGCGCCGTGGCCCCGGCGGGATCGAACGCGGCCGAGAAGAACGCCAGGACGGCGAGCCCGGCGACGTTGACGGCGTGGCCACCGAGGAACCAGGCGAGCAGCGGGACGGCGGCCACGGCCAGCCCCGACAGGGAGTCGGAGACCAGCGACACCGGGCGGCGCCCGAAGAAGTCGACGGCCGTACCGGCCACCAGCGTGGAGATCACCAACGGCACGGTCATGGCGGCGGCCACGATGGACGCGTCGCGCGCGCTGCCGTCGTGCTGCAGGGCCAGCCACGG
Proteins encoded in this region:
- a CDS encoding FAD-binding oxidoreductase, with product MNPDPLASLIAALPAGMVVTDPTVTEGYRQDRALDPSAGKPLAVVRPRRTEDVQTVLRWATANGVPVVPRGAGSGLSGGATALDNGIVLSTEKMRDISVDPVTRTAVCQPGLFNAEVKKAAAEHGLWYPPDPSSYEICSIGGNIATNAGGLCCVKYGVTTDYVLGMQVVLADGTAVRLGGPRLKDVAGLSLTKLFVGSEGTLGVVTEVTLRLVPKQNASSIVVAGFASVEAAVEAVLGVTARLRPSMLEFMDSVAINAVEDTLHMDLDRSAAAMLVAGSDERGRAGSDDAEVMAAVFAENGATEVFATDDPDEGEAFVAARRFCIPAVETKGSLLLEDVGVPLPALGALVTGIARIAAARDLMISVIAHAGDGNTHPLIVYDPADAAMTARAHLAFGEIMDLAVGLGGTITGEHGVGRLKRPWLAGYLGPEVMDLNRRIKAALDPQGILNPGAAI
- a CDS encoding MFS transporter; translated protein: MTNSSRGPAFLILFATMTATGGTGISLVAFPWLALQHDGSARDASIVAAAMTVPLVISTLVAGTAVDFFGRRPVSLVSDSLSGLAVAAVPLLAWFLGGHAVNVAGLAVLAFFSAAFDPAGATARQSMLPEAAARAGWSLDRTNSVYEAILNLAYILGPGIGGLMIATVGGVNTMWVTAGCFGFSFLGIAALRLEGAGRPHHATRPEGLASGIAEGVRFVWNLRVLRTLGLIDLVVTALYLPMESVLFPKYFSDHHQPAQLGWALMALGVGGVAGALGYAVLSNRTRRRTAVLTATLTFGAATTGIAFLPPLPVILVLCAVTGLVYGPIQPIYNYVMQTRAPRHLRGRVVGVMTGLTYAAGPLGLLVAGPLADAAGLEATFLTLAVPILVVGAVACALPSLRELDGAPEVAGQP